The Loxodonta africana isolate mLoxAfr1 chromosome 14, mLoxAfr1.hap2, whole genome shotgun sequence DNA window GCGCGGCCCCGGCGGTGTGTCCAGCGCTGCCGCGCGGCCTGGAGAGCGGGAGCCACCCCGGGCGCTGCGCGGGGCGCCTGCACCCTCCTGAGGGGCCAGCCCGGAAGACGCGCCGCGGGGTCGCAGTTAACGAGGACAGGGTGTGGAGCTGCACAGAGGAGAGGACAGCTCCTCAAGGCGAGGACGCGACGGAGGCCGCCCCGGGTGAGACGCTAACGCGGCGGGGCGGGGCACATCGGGGACGCGGCCTGGAGCGGGGCGGGCCTGACGCACCTCGGCTCCTCCCCTCCGGCCTCGCGGACCACCGAGGGAGGTGGTCCTCCCGGCTTCCTAGAGCGACCCGGAAGCGACTCTGGGGGCGGGTCTGGAGATCACGTACCGCTTCCGGCTGCCGTGCCAGGTAGTGTCGGGCCGTTCCGCTCCGGATCGTTGGCGCGAGGTACTATAGGCCGCGGGGGCAGGGCTCGTGGGTAGCTTGGGTGCGGCGGGGTCGTCCTCCGTGGGTGGTTCGTGGCTCTCGCAGCGCCGCGAGGGGGCGGGCGCGGACGGCGGACCGGAACATGGCCCTTCGCCGCCACATCCCGGGAGCCCTGGAGACTGATGGCTTTTCCGTCAGAGGGAGGATCGATCCAGTGCCTCGCGTCGGGGGCGGGGAAGAATGAACAGCTACGAGCGCGCGCCCGGCCCTGGAAGTGCACAGATGCTCCCAGCACCCACTTCAGGGATGCATTGCAGCGTGGTGACGCAGCATGGTGAGCAGGGCCCGCCGCGGACCCACCACGGCCGGAATCGAGCCCGGGGCTGCCTCCCCAGACCACCCGTTCCCGGACTCTGCGACCCGCAGAGGGAGCACCCGGAAGCCGCCAGCACTTTGGGTCGTTGTCAGGGGACCTCAGGGAACAGGGTCTTGGCAGCAGGACTGCCCAAAAGTCCTGGTACTAGCAAGGTGCACACCGGAGAATGGGGTGCAGTGAAGCCCTTAGGGCTTctgtgctttcaggctctccctAGTGCTCCAGCGCGCCCTGATCCCGCTGGGAAGGCCCTTGGGGGTAGGAGTTGTGCTTGGACGGTCTCTGCTCTAACACCTGGGGGACTGAGTTGGGCAGGTCCACGCTTGTGTGAGCAGATGTACGGGACTCTCACCTGTGACGAGCTGGTGATGTGCTGCCTGTCAGATACCATCACAGCCCTTTTCCTTAGATAGCTCACATACATCTGTTGTGCACGTTGCTCCTGTTAGAGTTCGTTTGTTCTCTCCTGGGGGCTGTGTCTGGTCCTCTGGTGCTGCAGCAGAACTTCTGAGTAGACAGGCCTGGGTCCCAGTCCTTGACTTCATCGCCTCATGttttgagcctctgtttccttatctgtaaaatgagaatgataaCCAGCTTTTGCACAACTATTACAAGAATTTCAAATGGAATAGTTAAGTGGTCCTGGCGTGGCTGGTGGTGGTGGCCATGTCCCCCGGTTGCCTCGCACTTTGTCCATTACTGTGGCCCCTATTCCTGGTCCTCGTAACTTTTCTTGCCTCCACCCCACCTCCCTTCATGCCAGCTGCTGCTATTCCTTTAGTCTCGGCCACCACTTCTTCTAGGAGGCCTTCTTTCTTCCCAGGACTATCATGGGCCCCTCTGCTACCTGCCCCCTGGCCACACCCACCACATGTGACTGTCAGCAGTGGTTCACACTGTCAGCATCCTGAAAGCAGGGACTACATCAGGTCTCACTCACTGGGGTGGCACATGGAGTCACTGGgcttctccccttcccctcccttctaGGCAGCAACATCTGAAGGACCTGCCGTCTGTACTGGTGGAGTGAGGAGGAAGAGGCAGTGATGTCTGCCGTGGGGGCTGCAGCCCCATACCTGAATCTTCCTGGTGATGGTCACAGTGGCCAAGTGAGTTTTCTGGGGGCCCAGCTCCCTCCTGAAGTGGCAGCAATGGCCCAGCTCCTGGGGGAGCTGGACAGGAGCACGTTCAGAAAGTTGCTGAAGCTGGTGGTCAGCAGTTTGCAGGGAGAGGACTGCCGAGAGGCTGTGCAGCGCCTCAGAGCCAGTGTGGGCCTCCCAGAGGAGCAGCTGGGCACCCTGTTCGCAGGCGTGCACACACTGCTCCGGCAGGCCCTGCGGCTGCCCTTGGCCAGCCTGAAACCCGAGGCCTTCAAGAACCAGCTCGAGGAGCTCTGCATCCCCCAGGACCTGACCGGCGACCTGGCCAGTGTGGTGTTCGGGAGCCAGCGGCCCCTCCTTGACTCTGTGGCCAGGCAGCAAGGTACCTGGCTGCCCCATGTGGCCAACTTCCGTTGGCGGGTGGGTGTGGCCATCTCCACTAGCTCCCTAGCCCGCTCCCTGCGGCCAAGCGTCCTGATGCAGCTGGAGCTTTCTGATGGGTCGGCACACCGCTTTGAAGTCTCCACGGCCAAATTCCAGGAGCTGAGGTATGGCGTGGCGCTGGTTCTGAAGGAGATGGCGGATCTGGAGAAGAAGTGTGACCGAAAACTCCAGGACTGAGCCCTTTGGGGCAGCGGTGTGGACGTGGTCCCAGAGCACAGCCCACTCATCCTGGGGTTCGCGGCAGCAGAGACCCCGGAGCGTGATGattgtgttgttttctttttcactgaagaagacagctgtgcctgtttcttttcttttttttttttttgaagtaaagCAACTATAAAACACCTGTCCTTCTCAGTGGGCATCAGAGAGGGGAGCAGGGGCCCTCCTCGGTACTTCTAGGATGAGAGTGTGCAGAGGCCACAGACAGCTTTGTACCCTCAGCATCACTGCACTCCCTGCCGGGGCCTTGGGGTGCTGCTCTCTGCAGAGCCTAGTCCCCTTTGCTGTTGGACCATGTTCCCCCTGGCAATATCCCTGCCCTTCTGGTCTGTTTTCTGTTTGCTCTGTGTGGAGAACCCAAGTCTCATGTGAGTAAATGGGGTGTACGCGGCATGCAGGAATTTCCCAGATGACAGCAGATGTGCTTTAGAGCCCACCTTGCCTCTGTTGACAAGCTTGGCATCTTGTGAGCTCCTTGCTCCCCACAGGCTGCCTCTTGCTGCCTGCCCCCCACCCTGTGTGCACTTGGGGACCTGGGCTTTCCAGAGGAGGAGGAGGTTGTCCTCAAGTCCACTCCTGGCAACTTATGGTACATTTG harbors:
- the COMMD5 gene encoding COMM domain-containing protein 5 codes for the protein MSAVGAAAPYLNLPGDGHSGQVSFLGAQLPPEVAAMAQLLGELDRSTFRKLLKLVVSSLQGEDCREAVQRLRASVGLPEEQLGTLFAGVHTLLRQALRLPLASLKPEAFKNQLEELCIPQDLTGDLASVVFGSQRPLLDSVARQQGTWLPHVANFRWRVGVAISTSSLARSLRPSVLMQLELSDGSAHRFEVSTAKFQELRYGVALVLKEMADLEKKCDRKLQD